In the genome of Aedes aegypti strain LVP_AGWG chromosome 2, AaegL5.0 Primary Assembly, whole genome shotgun sequence, the window aggaaattctgaaaatatcattagagaaatatcttgaagaaattgtcctagtgtaactcCTGGAGACTCCTTGGAGGAAAAATACCAaaagaaatcgcttgaaaaatctctgtaaaAATTTTGGagctttcctgaaagaattcctgaaacagatcttggaggatttctgggagaaattcctagaagaatcctagtaaaaatttactaaatttaCTGGAGAAATCTATGAAGGTATCACTAGAgacattcctgcaggaattccttgcAAAACCTCTAAAGGTATCCCTGAAAATATTTGTTGCAGGAATCCTTAGACGAATCCCTGCAAAACttctttctagaagaatttctggcaaAAGTCATAGTGAATAAATTGCTGTAAGGATTAAGGTAAAGattatccctgaaggaatctttgaaataattcctggagaattctttggaagagtctctggagatatttagagaagaaatctctggaggttttCTTGAGAGAACGTCTGGTGCCCTTTTTGAAGTATCTTCgagcttgccacacgatatatcaaGGCAAACATAGTCAAATGGCAAAGCTCTCCGTtactaactgtggaagtgctcataagctgagaagcaggctctgttccagtagatACGTAACGCCAGGTGTTTGTCATGGTGTCCATTCACATCTGGATGGGAAATCgtgtattttgagccgtcgcatgatgaaAGTTTATGacggtctgaaaatgtccacatcacaccctagcggaaccggttccggaatactccgaCCAAATCCGGCCAAATCGAAATGTTGCTTTTTTGGTGttcttgtaaatcggaatgaaaaaccatgagATTTGAACTGTCGTTATATACTTATGTatgaaccaaagacaaattatatgaactgctgaatatgatatacgccagttccttctgaaacaggttccaggttcctTTGTGCCCTTTTGTTTAGAAAGgtcattagtgtgggacaaaatttagattctcgctccagtccactttttggattgcatttaggtcccataccaactgtgcaaaatttcagctcgaccGGAGAAACCATATTTTAGCGccagtttgtatgggatttactatggaaaaacttacttttgcaaagaaaaatcgccagaggccgcccattgacctctttaaaaattctgaacacagacctcgataggtatttcgaTGATgaattgccgaagaccgcgaaacaatccgacccAATGTTTAGTAATTCTCCCAAATTACGCCTAATAACTCCTGGAGGGATTTTTCTCAGATCGCTCCAAATGTGTCTACAGAAACTTATTgtaggattttcttcaggaacaGAAGAACTTTGACAATACGTCCAAGGAttacccagttttttttttgcagagaaATATGGATAGAGAATTTTTCAGCAAAACATCTAcagtaattctttcagaaatttgtccaaggatactccagggatttctacaAAGATTAGTCTAGATATGTCTCCAAGGACTTCTTCAGCAATTTATTCAGGCAATGCTTCCGAGATTTTTCCAGCAgtttgttcaggaattcctccaaaaaacccTTTGTATGGTTCCTTCAGAAGTTattctatgaatattttctTTCTAGAATTTCCCCAGAGATTTTCCCggatattcctccaaaaactcctacaagaatttctccaggaatttttccagagatttaacCAGTTATTCTCAAAggattttctctagggattcctccataaaATCCTACAGGGATTGCTTGATATCTTTCCTATAGGTTCCTCTTGGGTCTACTCCTGGaattttttccaaagtttttctgtagtaatttatctacggatttctccaaaaaaatcttcatggaaggagtttctggataaatgcttgaaggaatccctggaaaaattctggggaatatttctgaagaaattcctggaggaattcacgttggaagaatttctagaggaattcttggaaagatCCCCGAAGATATTTTTTGAGGCCCAGAACACTCATCTAGATAAACTTCCAGGTGGATGCCTGAAGGATTTATAAAAATAGTAGTGTAGTTTTAAAAATCCTTAAAGTAGTTTCTGTAGCGATTTTGCGGAAGCTATCTCTATGAGATTTGCTGGagaaaactcttgaggaattccttggagaaatccgCGGAGACATCACTACAAGAATGCCTCTAGATATTTTTCTGGAGTAATGCTTGAAGAAGTCTCTGAAAGAATGTTAGGAGGAGAATCAGAAGAAACATCATGGGAAATCGCTCGGAAAtaccttgaagaatctttggacaAATCCCTAAAAAAGTTCATGGAGAAATTCTCATGGAATCTTATTAAAAATGTTACCGAAGGATTCCAGGCAGAAATCACTGTAGGTATTCCattttgaaactctttaagaaaCTCATTGCGAAACCTCTAGAGGAgtccctgtagagatttttctgaaaaaatctctggaatatcccttgcagaaatccctggaaggatccctggaggaactccaggcagaatttctggagggattGCTGAAGGTACTCCTGGAGCCCTATCTGATCGGGTCTGAAAAAgttcatggagaaattcttatGGAATCTTATTAAAAATGTTACCGAAGGATTCCAGGCAGAAATCACTGTAGGTATTCCattttgaaactctttaagaaaCTCATTGCGAAACCTCTAGAGGAgtccctgtagagatttttctgaaaaaatctctggaatatcccttgcagaaatccctggaaggatccctggaggaactccaggcagaatttctggagggattGCTGAAGGTACTCCTGGAGCCCTATCTGATCGGGTCTGAAAATAATCTGGTTGcgatggaggaatctctggcgaAATCGTTGTATGTATCActgtagaaattatattggataaatttctgggtAAATACACAGaggaatcttcaaaaaaaaaatcctggagaaatctctgggaaAGCCTTTGAAGAAATGAAACAccaatgttttcattatcaatttGATTTGCTTTCCTTTCATACTACACAACTTTCTACGGTTACTATGCAACGCTAGTTCGACGAACCAACATGTTTGAATGCACGAAAATTTATGTTCCTACAAAATGTTTGCTTGGTAGGTAGTTCGTGCATATATTACACAGTTCGCGCAAACATTCGTGCAACTTGCACAAATGTTCGTGCATTGCACGCACtgtgacccagacaaccaaagagtacgtaccgttttgattcatattacgaacacttaaggcctcagggaagtatagcacagcatagagcatacaaaatgaatcattctgtatgattcctcagcgttatcgagcgtaaTCGAAGCTAGTCAAGTAAGTACCCTTTGACTTGGCAATCTAGTAGTCGTAGACTTACATCAAAGTTTGACAAATACATTGGAAGCATCTATGTGGGAAACATGGCGGAGGaattaaaacttgaaaacaaaatGGCTTCTGGCTCTATTTTACAGGTTTGGTAATATAATTGTCTATTGTTAtatgaaatacatttttttattctaaGGTCATGCCGGACAAAAAggcaaaaaagaagaagattgtcattatggaaccaaatgaacaTATTGTAGCAGACAAAACAAAAGTATACGTAAGTGCAGGCTATATTAgcgtatattatttttattcattGAAGCTTATATTATACTCTCATAGCGTAAATCAGTTTTCCCTGGAATTCGCGAAAGTATGGATCTGGGGCTAAATGTAAGCTTTTTACGATCTTCCACTCTTTCCTTAATTATCAATTAATCCAGGACGTGTAGTCTCGTAGGCAATCTTCGACTGGCAATTTACTCGGTAGCCTAATGAGCTCAGGTTTCCCATCGATGGCATCTAGACGGTGGACCAGCCGTCGAAGTACAATGGTAATGATTAAACAGTACGTTACAATCCCCCGGTAAAGTCTAATACCAAATTAATTGTCTGTAGTACAAGTCTCCAcgatttcaaaacaattatcGACTAGAATCTCGGAATCCTTTCATTCGTGAACGAGTTCAACTAATTGTTGAGAGATATCTGACTGCTTTCGTAGAACAACACAAGTACAACCCCAGACGTGCCAAACGGCTGGCTGAAAATCTGAGCGTAGATCTTCGCGACCTAGTGAAACGGTGCGGCTTTGAACGGTATCGGGTTCTGGCAGTAGTGACCGTTGGTGATAGAAACTCTCAAGACTTCAAATCAGTCTTACGCTTCGTATGGGATGCTGAAAAGGATGGATACGTGAACGTAACTTACGAAACTCCAACATATTTTATAGTGGCCACAGTTTTTGCTGTATATTATGAATGAGTAGAAATGCATACAATAATGATTTCTGAAACAGAAACGGTTTTAAATTCTAGTTCTTTACTATACAACATGATTTTAAATCCCTTTTCTTTGTATTTTTTGACATTGACCAGACTTGCTCAACATTTAAGACTATTTACCAAATACTAATGAAAATCCTTGAATTTTACTAAATCTCATGTTGATTCATACAAGAAAGTAGATAATCAGCACAATCCAATACATCGAACTACAACAAATCTGTAAAGAAACGTATCATGCAATCGACAATTTTTTAAGCTTATGTGGCCGGAAAgatttatgatatttttacacCGTGATTTTCAAATGGAAGCTTGGCTACCGGTCTAAAAACGATCAAACGACTTTTCATATAACAATGTTTGATCATCTAAGATTACATTTTGTGTCAGAAATCATATTAGAATGCATTCCCCATTATTttgtaatttctgaaaattgttgtgtaatgctTTAAGTaagtacaaaattaaaaaaacagatgcgtaataaaaaaaagctttgcgTAATACTTATAACGTAACTGATTTCAGTTTCGTAAcgacttttttgcaatttctcatcgtaatacagtcatctctcccttactcgatattgaagggaccatcgagttagggaggtatcgagttacagaacacaaaaccagtgcaactgtaatcttagggaccatcgagttagccatgaaaaccaacttttaatgtggatctctaactcgatatcgagatacggaatatcgagtaagagagagttaactgtaggttgtttttcatcacgccaatctgtcatgaaacggcctacttgcctgcactgaagtatgcagtacgggaatagtcattacgcgactgaaatcagtgctgtaatgattcattaggcaacgctttctcattacgcaacagttttgagttgcgtaatgaatcataacacaacaaattttcagaaattgtaaaagaatggtgaatgcattccaatataatttttgataccctcaagtggtcttctacgaaattgaaaaaaaatgttgtacgcaactcgttgcaaaactcgatttttacagcactcgtctgtaaaaatcatcattctgcagcTTGTTCTgtaatagggtaggtgtaccagttatggacatagtggttccctatttggccatacgtgaTTATTTCAATGTcttctaattttgaaaatttttatgtgttgtagtagttagatttaagatatatttcaatgttaaaacattcaacaagattcaaaatgtgaaagttagcaaaatttcacatatgtccaaatagggaaccactatggccataactggtacactttcccgagtagtttacggaacaagttgcagaatcatgatttttacagcacgagttgtaaatttataaaatggataatcacgacgagtgctgaaaaaatcgagttctgcaacgagttacgtacaacattttttgcaatttcgaagaaaaaactacttgagggtatcagaaattatatcggaatgcgttatattatagaatcatagtgatacattttttgcattgatATACGgggtggttcttgagatttgcttcttcaaatgggtgCACGACGtaaggcataaagacgttaggcctaagtacgataggcataatggacgtttggcataatagatgtttggcataatagacGTTAGGCACAGAGCGTTAATGTTTAATGGATCAGAATGATTGAtcaagtgattaatgattaaattaaatttcatcATGATTATTgctaatgattaatgattacaaTTTGTGAAGTCATGATTAATGAATGTGATTGGTGTTCAAGCCAAagtatgattagtgattatgattaatgattaaatttcaattttggatgattaatgattatgattatgattaatgattaaacttAGTATGAATAGTGATTATGAttcatgattatgattaacccttaCTTGCCTGATGtgaaatttgatcgaaatttctcaattttaaaataacactttttttaattatcatctACCCACTGTTAGTCCGCACTATACAAATCTCGTCCAGCACGTGTGTGTTCTTTTTATACCTAATAACTAACGCGCTCTCGCCTAGGCATTCAAAAGAAGGATGGGCATCTCATTTTTCCGAAAGAGAtgaggggcggtccattaattacgtaagacatttttggggtttttcaaccccccctccacccatggtaagattttttgtatgaaaattaaaaataaattgtatggcgcgtaagaaatctcagaccccccctccctccataaacccttacgtaattaatggacagtcccTGACTTCgtgaaagaggaccacgtggttactgagttgaaatcgaattcagtcCATGAGTCCTattgtaggggtaacgcgccctatgtAGAGAACAGTGAGTCGTGAGTTCggttctcaccgagaagacgtgtaatgtaatcgcaaatttcacatcaatatTCCCATTCAATCCATTTgcgaagtatatgtaatgtttagttttacggtagttgttcaaaattatgcttttcAGTCGTCTTCTAACGAAATTCCGTAAATATCAGTCTTGCTATTTGTCTTTAGAACTGCGGGTATCGATTCGAAAATTACGATGGTTGCCTGGAGTGCTGGAATAGCCCCCTAAGATTCAGTAGCCATTTTCGTATCGAGTCCCAAAAGTTATTAACGATTTATCAAGCTTTATTGTTTTGCAGACTGAGTTTAAAGATGGATGGTTTTCAAGAGCAAAGCGTTAAGTTAtcatgattgaaaaattgatgattgaacaaaaaatcatgctgagagctatttgatttagattttttaaatcataagtgtaccaataaattttcaagagtgtgACGCATTCGTTGCATACTTAGGGCATCTCATATCATttaattattgttattttttcattactctttgattaacccctctaccggcagcttcattttttaccgcaaaataaatattcaaattgttataaattttttgtttttcaatatgtttgcaccattttttcactagTTCTTAAACAACTCttctgtgtcgatattaattattgatGATCTGGTTTAAAAGATAtaccgatgttccttgggggaccgacattttccatatgaaatgcctttggcggccattttgtttttgatcaatttatccaaaaaataaaatgtgggctatataatgccaggtaataaggagcttttgtgaaaaaatcatacaaatcggttcagtattcttggagatatctgaaaattacgatatgatgttttttgaagttttcaagatctttatttggccagcgtggttccagaaacctaaatggtcattacttaaagacggctgcaccgaattgcttcattttttcacaacatactctcattaatgtattgttccgaagagtgaatatccgaatacgattaaaattctgtagcctgagaaattaacgggtgattctagttacgggtcggtcccccaaggaattttggaatatcttcaaaaccagatgaccaatgatcaatatcgacacagatcctaaaactagaagagttttttgagagcttgtaaaaaaatggtgcaaaaatattgaaaatcaaaaaagttataacgatttgaatttgaattttgcggtaaaaaatgaagctgccggtagaggggttaatcattaatcattcatTAACTATGTGGCAATTATATTGGCTTTGTGATGCCTAGCTTGCACACATCCAACTTCATGAATTATCAAGTTTTAAACGGATGTTTCAAGCATTATTGATAAACTTGAACATATGGCGGTATGAAAAGTTTGTCTTTTTCCCGGGAGTAgtaagtattcaaaatattggtAAAAAAACTAGTTGAATTTCAACACTTCACTTTATGAAAGAAAGAACAGTGTAGAATTCGTAAGGCggtaaatatataaaataaaatatatttcaaacaacattttaaaagaatttgGATCTAGTTATCAGTGAATACAGTTTGTGATTACAAATTGGCTATAACGAAGTTCAAACGATTTTTATATCAGATTTATTGCTTTCGGGCATTTAATCATTAGCCTTTGAATGATTAAACattaatcaatgattattaataaaaataatgattaaaCGGCATCTCCCTgaggcaccgtccacaaatcaCGTAATCCTCGAAGAGGGAGGGGGTAGGCTCATGCacttttgcaaaattttcatacaaaatgcattACAGATAGGGGAGGGCTTTCCCCGgggttcaaaaatttcaatttctagcTCTACGTAATGAATGAATGTGACTTACACACCTTGACATATAAAAGGAATGAGCAATAAACataaaaatgaatgaattgaagagaacaattcaaattgaaaagttTTAAGCATGGTTTATTGTTTATAATCATCAAATGTTGAAAAGATTAACTTAATACTCTGCTATACTTCAGTGGATATCTGCAAGCGATGTAAGATTGCAAACATCAAACGTGTACAATAGCGAGGAACTATGGACAGAAATATCCCCTACTAGGGAAGAAGGACTGATTTTTGATCTCGAAAATTATGTAtctattttcggattttcatacaaagtatacaAAAGTCTAAGAATGGCAAAAAACTAGTGCTCGGTCAAAATTTGGTGATCTGCCTCTATAAACAGAAATTTTACATGTAGAAAGGTACCCTTCACAATCTTCCAACCGGGTCTTCGGATTCGGATCAAAAACAACTGAGAAAATTAACCGTCTTACATGGAGGAAATGTTTAAGGGTTTTTTTTAGTCTTATGGTAACGTccgcggatacaaagcaaagcaatgtTGTACTTGGTTGGATTTGAAAATTCTTTGGGCATAAACTATCATTgttcttgtcacacgatataagaaatgcatagtttatttattcattagaAGGCAATgttataaaatttgttgaattctgttcaatgattgattgatgattgattaaatgtttgacttatgattaagattacgattactgaataaaattagtgatctttatgattatgattaatgattaatgaataAAACACAatattgcaatgattatgattagtgattaatgatcaattcttgattttttgtgattaatgattaacatttttgattaattataatcattaatcattaatcatgattaaatttatgattaatcattaacgctctggtttggcataatggacgataggcataattttcaaaaacaaaaaaagaaatcGTTTATTGGAAAAGTGTACTGACTTTTTTCATAACTTTTAAGGGCTTCAAAGATCAAAAGATCTAGTTTCTTGAACAAAACTAGATTAAACGATCATCATTATGATGCTGTAAAGGGCCTTCATTAGCTTTCTGGCAGCTTCTGCGACcatagagcaaagccatgctgaacgtATCTTAGTTCGTATCctagtcggtccaggatattttcgttttCTTCACTTTCTTGGCCATGAAGCATAATCGTGTATCGTGCATAAATTAGAAAGCAAAATGGCTGCTCTtgaaactgtggaagtgctagaATACTAAGCGAAGAATTTGTGTTGAGGagtaatgtcaaaaataagAACGATGCTGTACATGACCTGCTGCTCATCTTTTGGATTTGGTTCTACACATATAACTGGCAAATTTTCATTAGAGATTATCCATACTTTAAattaaaggctgttctttctacaAAATTATTGGAGTAAGTGCTGTTAATGTCTCAATcagaaaatgtcccttcttctataaataagctgttctttcgagacatTAATGTCATTAGTGCTCTTAATATTTCTattatatattttcccttctttgaatcacaggcttttctttatacttatacGATTAATTTAATGACTGGTGGTAAAGGCTGTTTGAGAAATCACCTTCTTCCAAGAATATGTTGTTATTTGTATTCTTGTTGTTCTAATATTTATTGGAATTGTAgatgaaaatatttcaatcataaattttcgtTTCGACTTGCTGTTGAATGATTATGTGGAACACTGGGTAATCAGATAAGTTGTAGGAGCTACATGCAACAGAATCGGGAATATCATTTTGATCCTGAATGCACGCCATGCTCATTGCTGGAACTGTGTAATGTTGAATTTGAACTTGACTTTTGTaactaaaataaatatttagtcaaatttaactttttaaacacgacgaatttcaaataaattgattcaaaattatcGAAAATTGTTAGCAGAAGAGGCAAAGGAATAATTCTCACTACATTAAATTGATGAACAGACTCGAAGTAGCAACTTAAAGCCTAGAGGATGATTGTCATACTACCAGAAAATTATTGTTGAAGATAATGTCACCTATCATAACATAAATTCTTGACATGACTCTCGATTGTTGTCTTCAAGGTTATCATTTGAATAATAAATACTAATACTTATATGGAAGATTTTccttctttagaattaacgcaattatgtaagaaaaaaaaaaaaaacaaaaagtgtcaTTACTCACTAAAGTAAACATCTTTAGAAACAATTAACACTTTGATAGCACATTGCAAATATAAATTgattcttacaaaaatggattgaGCTGGGTTTTTGAACGATAACAATGACCATGacaacaattttcttccatatctGTCATTCGGttcattgtcaaatttcataacaccgaaaataggaatttaatACCAGCCAATCAATAcatcccctcgtaacgctttttgtatgaactttGCACTTTTTATGAGCTGTTACACTTTAAGCATACCCACTCACCCATCAtcgtaatggaatttgtaaatgggcCCGAACACGAATAAGACGAGTTTCAAATGGCACACGCGCAAgtgattttatgccaaacgtccattatgcctaacgtctttatgcctaatggggtatactctcttcaaatggatagggtgattatgatgacgtcctgTGCGgccttaaagttttttttactcatattcccttgctttttTGAAAAGGAAACATTGTGAAAATAAGCCATCccgaatttgtttgaaaaagtagTGTCGTTATTGTATTATTACTGTCTActcgaaataatttaaaacaatttgtcattcaagtgtaCTTTTTAGTCA includes:
- the LOC110675339 gene encoding tctex1 domain-containing protein 1-A-like, with the translated sequence MAEELKLENKMASGSILQVMPDKKAKKKKIVIMEPNEHIVADKTKVYRKSVFPGIRESMDLGLNSRRQSSTGNLLGSLMSSGFPSMASRRWTSRRSTMYKSPRFQNNYRLESRNPFIRERVQLIVERYLTAFVEQHKYNPRRAKRLAENLSVDLRDLVKRCGFERYRVLAVVTVGDRNSQDFKSVLRFVWDAEKDGYVNVTYETPTYFIVATVFAVYYE